One region of Streptomyces leeuwenhoekii genomic DNA includes:
- a CDS encoding maleylpyruvate isomerase N-terminal domain-containing protein, with the protein MTNSDVTDALVSGMHVREAVAHCVKTLSATPSSDWSAPAGGLEWSCWETLEHLADDLLTYALRFGLARPMDVPRVPLRISSERPDGPANVIFGDRAAGPGGLLTVVEACGGLLATAVDSAVPTTLAPHVFGASDPEGFAAMGVVETLVHTYDIAQGLRSDGVPPEDLSRRALGRLFPDVTVTDSASSTLLWATGRIETPGRPRRTDWRWYGEPLGRRSS; encoded by the coding sequence ATGACAAATTCCGATGTTACCGACGCCCTGGTGAGCGGGATGCACGTGCGCGAGGCCGTTGCTCACTGCGTCAAGACCCTCTCCGCCACCCCCTCGTCCGACTGGTCCGCCCCGGCCGGCGGCCTGGAGTGGAGCTGCTGGGAGACCCTGGAACACCTCGCGGACGACCTGCTCACCTATGCGCTGCGCTTCGGGCTGGCGCGTCCGATGGACGTCCCGCGCGTGCCTCTGCGCATCTCCAGTGAACGCCCCGACGGGCCGGCCAACGTCATTTTCGGTGACCGGGCGGCAGGGCCCGGCGGGCTGCTGACCGTCGTCGAGGCGTGCGGGGGGCTGCTCGCGACGGCCGTGGACAGCGCCGTGCCCACGACCCTGGCCCCGCATGTCTTCGGCGCCTCCGACCCGGAGGGATTCGCGGCCATGGGTGTGGTCGAGACCCTCGTCCACACCTATGACATCGCCCAGGGGCTCCGGTCCGACGGGGTGCCGCCCGAAGACCTGAGCCGACGCGCCCTCGGTCGGCTCTTCCCCGACGTGACCGTCACGGACAGCGCCTCGTCCACCCTGCTGTGGGCCACCGGGCGGATCGAGACGCCCGGCCGCCCCCGCCGGACCGACTGGCGCTGGTACGGGGAGCCGCTCGGGCGCCGGTCGTCCTGA